A region from the Lolium perenne isolate Kyuss_39 chromosome 4, Kyuss_2.0, whole genome shotgun sequence genome encodes:
- the LOC127292819 gene encoding uncharacterized protein translates to MPTIKIKVDLDCSRCHRKIERVLDRIREKGEFVIDDIEYDEKNNIVIVKGPFDADRLADKLCCKACKIIKQIEIVEPPPPPPPEPEPEPPKKEEPAPPPPEPVVEQPPPPAVVEPEPPAPEPVCEPEPPKKEEPAPPPPEPEVKPPPPAPTKVVEVPYPWPYPYPYPMWPSDCCCHHGHGGCHCCSCKDEPAPAPAPVAPPPQYNIYPQYPQYPQPAYPCGGYKIVCEEDPNYACSIM, encoded by the exons ATGCCGACCATCAAAATCAAGGTGGACCTGGACTGCAGCCGCTGCCACCGCAAGATCGAGAGGGTGCTCGACAGGATCAGAG aGAAGGGCGAGTTCGTGATCGACGACATCGAGTACGACGAGAAGAACAACATCGTCATCGTCAAGGGGCCCTTCGACGCCGACCGCCTCGCCGACAAGCTCTGCTGCAAGGCCTGCAAGATCATCAAGCAGATCGAGATCGTCGAGCCaccgccgcccccgccgccggAGCCGGAGCCCGAGCCGCCAAAGAAGGAGgaacccgcgccgccgccgcctgagcCGGTCGTcgagcagccgccgccgcccgcggtCGTGGAGCCCGAGCCTCCGGCACCGGAGCCCGTATGCGAGCCTGAGCCGCCGAAGAAGGAGGAGCCCGCGCCCCCGCCGCCGGAGCCGGAGGTgaagccacctccaccggcgccGACCAAGGTCGTGGAGGTGCCGTACCCCTGGCCATATCCCTACCCGTACCCGATGTGGCCGTCCGACTGCTGCTGCCACCACGGCCACGGCGGCTGCCACTGCTGCTCCTGCAAGGATGAGCCCGCTCCCGCGCCGGCGCCCGTGGCCCCGCCGCCGCAGTACAACATCTACCCGCAGTACCCCCAGTACCCTCAGCCGGCGTACCCGTGCGGCGGCTACAAGATCGTCTGCGAGGAGGACCCCAACTACGCCTGCTCCATCATGTGA